The Methylomonas montana DNA window GGATGGGAGACCTGAACGACGACACAACGCTAACGGCAAAACGCCTGTTTCGGGAAACATACGGCCTGTATGCATCGCCAGAGTATTTGCGTGTACATGGCACCCCAACAGATCCCGAAGACTTGCTGAGCCACGACGCGCTGCATTTATTGACAAGCAACAGAGAACCCCAAGTCTGGCGCCTGCACCGGGACGAACAACACTGGACCGGGCTGCCGCCGGCGCGCATATCCGCCAATTCGCCTGAATTGCTCGTCAGACTGGCCCGGCAACATCAAGGCATCGTCGCCGCACCGAGCTTTCACACCCAAGGGTATCTGCAAAGTGGAGAACTGTTGCGCATACTGCCGGACTGGTGCCTGCCGCAGACTGACGCCTGGCTGGTGTTTCCCGGGCGAAAATTAATGCCGGCGAAGACCCGCGCTTTCCTGGATTTTTTGGAAAACCGCCTCAACCAGCCGGTTTGATCGAACGGATCGCGAGTTGATTTTGAATCGCAGAGGTATTTTTAGGCCTGCGATCGACGAAAGTGTCAGGAAAGGCGCATGGTGCAAAGCCCCCTTTTCGCACCATGGCAATTGACTCTTTGCTCAAACAAGTTTGCCGTTGTTGATACGCAGGTCTGGATTCCCGCTTTCGCGGGAATGACGGGTACAGGGAGTTTAAGGGACACTTCAGTAGTCCATTTTTTCAACTACGTGAAGGCGTGGAATCCACGCCTTCTTCTCAGTGGCAATCGCTTACCAGGAAAAGCTGCCTGCAACTTGGCCACTGCCGTCGTAAGTGTATCCACTCTTGACGACATTGGTTACGGTAAAGGCGCAGGTGCCGGACGTGCTGCTTGGCAGGGTCGTGCTGCTGATATTGACGGTGCCATTGGCACCAGTAGTGCCCGATGTAGAACCCGTTACGGCTTTATAACCGGAACTTGTTTTCACTGATCCGCTCCACGAACCGTAAACGGTGGCGCTGGCAACAGTCGATGCGCCGTAGTTGACCGCAACATTTGCGACACATTGAGACCTGCCTTTACTGAGCAGCTTGCGGGTTAATGTGGTGCTACCCACCTTCATGCTGACTGCAGTTGGCGCCTGAGTCACGTTAATCGTTTGCGTACTGCTATTTTTCAAACCGCTATTATCGGTAACGGTCAATGTAGCGGTATACGTGCCGGGCGTGTTGTAAACATGGCTTACTATTGATGTACTGCCGTTGGCGGTACCGTCACCATAATTCCAATCATACCCGGCAATGCTGCCATCCTGATCGCTAGAGCCAGTACCGTTAAATGATGACGTCAATGGAGCGTCGCCAGAGCTTGGCAAAGCCGAAATCTCCGCTGTCGGCGCCATCAATGTCGTCGCGCTTTTGGGATAGCTGCCGGTAATTTGGTATTGGCCGAAGCTGGCATAATCGGAGTAACCGGTCGTTAAATCGCCGTAGCCAACACCCTCGATTTGCAGGAAATATTGGCCGGCGCTCAAGCTTGCGGTCAATGATGCCGACAAACTATCGGCCGGATTGGCCGAGGCTATTGCGTTACCGGCGCTGTCGATTAATTTTACGGAGAGGTCCAAATCAGGCGCTATCGATCCCGAATCGACATTGAATTGCACATTGCCGCCGTCCGTAAAAAAGGTGAACACGTCGAGATCGGCATTACCTTCGATGATGCCCGTTTGCAGCACGGCGCCGGGATCACCGGATAACGGGGCAGCGCTTGCCGTTGTACTGGAGTAATCATCCGCGCGTAACGGCGTGCCCGCCGCACTAATCACCGCGACATCATCTTGTAAATTGTTGGCGTCTGGATATTCGCCTTTGCTCCACTGCGTGACGGGTTGGTAATAGCCGACACCCATGATAGGCGCCCAGCCAGTTGCACCGCTGCCTTGACCGGAATAATAGCCAACGGTGGAGGTGCCGTCATGGTTGAGATTCAGGTTATGACCTACTTCATGCGATACCGCTTCGGCGACATATTTGGGATAGCCGTTACCTAATTTATCGAAGAACGCCCACGCCGGCTGATAACGATCCGGCGTGGTGGATGAGTAATAAGAGAACACGTTGACATAAGCCACACCGCCGCACGCTTGGCTACACAACTCAGGCATGGAATGTGTGATCACCGCGCGCGTACCGTATTGCGTGTCGGTACTGCTGGTTCGTTGCAGTGCATCGGCAGCCGGTTCTTGAGTGGTAACGTCCACGTCAAACGGGGCGTAGTCTTCCGCGACACGCTGCCAGATTTCTCTTATATTATTCAATTCCGCACTGCTAAAAGCGCTGGCATTGCCATCGGTGTCAAAGGCTTGGGCGTTTAGAGTCCCGCCATACCAGGCGGTATTAGTCGCAACATGGCCATTAAAATCCAGATAAATCACTCGGCTAGCGCCGGGTTTACTATGCAGCGTGAAAGGATCCGCAGTTGAAGACGCCACAGAAGCAAAAGTTGCGGTGTCAGTTACCGTCGTGGCATTGACCGAGTTGATGTCATTGCTGGTGTCTTTGGGCTCTGGTTTAGGAATCGGTTTCGTATCCGACTCGACATAAAGCAGTCTTCCGCCTTCATCAATCCAGGCCGTTTGATCCGTTCTCAGAATGTTTTCCAAACGCTCGGCGGACATGCCATATGCTTTTGCCACTAACGGCAGCCTGTCTCCCAGCGCATCAACTGCCGCTTGACCATTGAGTTTCTCTTTTAGCGTAATTTGTGGAAATGGCGTTTCCGTTGCATCGGCTTGCGCCAGATCATCGACTTTGGATAAAGACTTTTGCGAATTGGCGCGAACTACCTCTATGGGATTTTGTAGTCCAGAACCATTCAGACCCGAGACAAAGGCTAGTACCCGGCCATCCGGGAGGGTTTCCAGTCCATAGTTGTAACCTATCAAGGCCTTCTCGGCGTCTTCCCGCGTCGAAAAATAAAGCGGCTCGGACGGAATGCCGGCAGCGGGAGCCGGCAGTTTCGTACTTACTGCTCTTAAAGAAAGTATTGTCACTAACCTGCATATTGACATTCTGGGTGTCTGAAAAAAGATTTCACGACATGCGGGAGTTTTTGTAAGCGATGCATGGCGGATTGGACGAGTTTCTTTAATTCAATTTTATTTTCTGGCATTTGCTTGGCGACGCGCGGTTTGATATAGCCCCAGACCTGTTCGTCCGGATTCAGTTGTGGCGCATATGGCGGCAGAAAGGCCAACTGCAACCGGCCTTGCTGTTGTTCCACAAACGTTTTGACGATCTTGGCCTTGTGAATCGGATGGCCATCGACGACCAGTATGATCGGCTGTTCGGCACCGCGCAGCAGACGTTTCAGGAATTCGATAAACACGTCGGCGGTGACGTTGCCTTCCTGGACCATAAAGCGAAAATCGCCCCGCGCACTGACCGCAGAGATCAGATTCAAACCGTATCGCCGCCCGGTCGCCTTCACGGTCGGCGTCCGACCGACCGGCGCCCAGGTGGTGCCTGCATGAAAGTCGGAGCGCACGCCGGCTTCGTCGGCAAAATAAATCACAGCACCCGTGCGTTTGGCTTCGGCTTTCAAGGCAGGAAACTCGTCGGCCTGCCATTTTTCCACCAAGACTGGGTCCTGCTGCCAAGCCCGATACAAGGGCTTTTGCGGGGTAAACCCCAGCAACCGCATGATCCGTCCCACACTCGGCGCGGTCAGGCGTTTGCCAAACTGGCGATAGATGACTTCCCCGATTAGCGACAAGGTCCACAAGCCAAATTCCAGTCTCATTTGCCAGGGTGTTTTGTCCCGCACGGTCTCGGCGATCCAGCGCATTTCGTCGGGCGTCACCAGCGGTGGGCGGCCCGTAATCTTCTTGGCCAGCAGGGCATTTTGACCGCCGGTTGCAAAGTCGGACAACCACCGAAACACCGTGCGAATGTTGACGCCCATCGCTGCCGCCACACTGGCCGCCGTCTGCCCATTTTTCACCGCTTTGACCGCCTGCTGTCGCATCACTTGCAGAGTATGGTGATCAATTTCCCGGCCGTCTGAATCTCGTTTACATTTCATGGAAATATTATCTCATGAATATGGCTTAACTTATTTTAAGAGCAGTAAATCGCCGTCGAGCAAAGTTGTCTGATTGGGTGCCCCGGCGGCACAACCCACCAAAGCGGTAAATATGGCCGATGCTATCAGTGTCTGTCTGTTCATAATAATTTTCCCGGTGAAAAGGCTATGCCTTAAAAAACGGATAATGCGACTTGTTCAGACCAAAATCCCTGGTGCAGAATTAAACGTAAAAAAAAGACGGACTATTGAGAGGAGGGTCTTGTTTTCCAAAAATAACAATTTGTTACGGTAAATTATCGGCTGCACTGACGGCCTGAATCGGCGGGGACTGCGTTGATTCCATGCTTAAATGCTTAAATGTTGCGGGCACACTAGACCGAACAGGCATAGACCAACCAAGGTATCGGGTATCGCCTACCAGCGGCCGATGAAGACAAATATGAGATATGGAATGAAACCTACTAAGCTGTATATCGAAGAATCAAAACAAGCTAACTCGCCGTTCCAGCCAATGCGATTAGTGTAATAAAGATTGATCATGGTAATCAGCCACGGAATGCTGAGAGTTAATCCCAGCCGCATTGTCCAACGTCTCCAGACCGGCAGAGTCTCCGGTTCACCAAAAAAAATTTCATAACCACTGACAGTCAGCAATAGTGCAGCACCAATCGTAAACAGCGTAAAACTACATTGTGCGACGAAAGTTAATATCAAACCCATCAGCCCATTCCCAAACAACATCCATCGCCGTCTAACGCTTTTGGGTCGTTTATGCCCGTCCACGATATCTGATGGAGGCTGTACTTCGCAGTCTGCCGTCTGCGGTTTAACTTTCGCCTGAATGCCGGCGATTGCCGAATCGGAGAGTGCCAAAGTTTGTTGCAACTTAGTCAGGCGATAGCGAACGTGATTGGCGTCCAGTGTTTCGCCGGCCTGAACGATTGCTAGCAGTTCTTGCTGATATAGTCGCAGATTCTCGGGAGAATCCATCTCCTGAGCGGTTCCCAAATCGCCTT harbors:
- a CDS encoding IS630 family transposase, translated to MKCKRDSDGREIDHHTLQVMRQQAVKAVKNGQTAASVAAAMGVNIRTVFRWLSDFATGGQNALLAKKITGRPPLVTPDEMRWIAETVRDKTPWQMRLEFGLWTLSLIGEVIYRQFGKRLTAPSVGRIMRLLGFTPQKPLYRAWQQDPVLVEKWQADEFPALKAEAKRTGAVIYFADEAGVRSDFHAGTTWAPVGRTPTVKATGRRYGLNLISAVSARGDFRFMVQEGNVTADVFIEFLKRLLRGAEQPIILVVDGHPIHKAKIVKTFVEQQQGRLQLAFLPPYAPQLNPDEQVWGYIKPRVAKQMPENKIELKKLVQSAMHRLQKLPHVVKSFFRHPECQYAG
- a CDS encoding LysR family transcriptional regulator, with the translated sequence MDNIVPLEEQFMHIEPNDLWLFAKIADAGSFSKAGESLGLPKSTLSRRISNLEKQLGERLLQRTTRQLNLTEFGLRLLQHGRQVSEEIEAAMALAQHRQIQPSGVLRISMPNDFANLCLAPLLAEFSDTYPAIALEIDLSARRVDLLGESFDLAIRMGDLNDDTTLTAKRLFRETYGLYASPEYLRVHGTPTDPEDLLSHDALHLLTSNREPQVWRLHRDEQHWTGLPPARISANSPELLVRLARQHQGIVAAPSFHTQGYLQSGELLRILPDWCLPQTDAWLVFPGRKLMPAKTRAFLDFLENRLNQPV
- a CDS encoding PKD domain-containing protein; the protein is MTILSLRAVSTKLPAPAAGIPSEPLYFSTREDAEKALIGYNYGLETLPDGRVLAFVSGLNGSGLQNPIEVVRANSQKSLSKVDDLAQADATETPFPQITLKEKLNGQAAVDALGDRLPLVAKAYGMSAERLENILRTDQTAWIDEGGRLLYVESDTKPIPKPEPKDTSNDINSVNATTVTDTATFASVASSTADPFTLHSKPGASRVIYLDFNGHVATNTAWYGGTLNAQAFDTDGNASAFSSAELNNIREIWQRVAEDYAPFDVDVTTQEPAADALQRTSSTDTQYGTRAVITHSMPELCSQACGGVAYVNVFSYYSSTTPDRYQPAWAFFDKLGNGYPKYVAEAVSHEVGHNLNLNHDGTSTVGYYSGQGSGATGWAPIMGVGYYQPVTQWSKGEYPDANNLQDDVAVISAAGTPLRADDYSSTTASAAPLSGDPGAVLQTGIIEGNADLDVFTFFTDGGNVQFNVDSGSIAPDLDLSVKLIDSAGNAIASANPADSLSASLTASLSAGQYFLQIEGVGYGDLTTGYSDYASFGQYQITGSYPKSATTLMAPTAEISALPSSGDAPLTSSFNGTGSSDQDGSIAGYDWNYGDGTANGSTSIVSHVYNTPGTYTATLTVTDNSGLKNSSTQTINVTQAPTAVSMKVGSTTLTRKLLSKGRSQCVANVAVNYGASTVASATVYGSWSGSVKTSSGYKAVTGSTSGTTGANGTVNISSTTLPSSTSGTCAFTVTNVVKSGYTYDGSGQVAGSFSW